AACTGCTGGCCGCTGAATATTTTCTGCTCTCCGCCCGCGATCTCGACTTCGTAGAGCTGGTTGCGCTCGACTGTGTACCACTCCGGCCACTCATTGAGGCGGGGGTAGTTGACACTCATGTTCCAGTGCTCGCGGTGGCGCGGGTAGTCAAAATGGACCACCCCGCTCCAGGGTTTTTCACTTTCCACAGCCAGTACCAATGTATCACCATCCAGCGTCGCGCCCAGGGCCAGGTCCTCCCGCCAGCGTTCCAGCCAGCAGCCGCCCGACTGCATCAGGGCGTACATCAGCGCGGTGCGCACGTAGTTGCCGTCGCCGTACCAGTCCTCCACGATCCCGTCGCTGTGCTGGCGCGCCAGGAAGCGCGTGACCGCTGCATCCATCACCGCCTCGGTGCGCTCATCCGGCAGACGGTTGAGCAGCACAATCGCGCTCTCGATAGCATCGGAGTAGGCGTTGGAACCCCAGTCGCGGCCGCCGCCGTCGGGGTCGTCGAGATAGGCCGGCTTGCCGGTCACGGCCTCCAGGGCGCGCTGGACAGCGGCCAGGTACCTCTCGTCCCCGGTGATCAGATAGGTGGTATAAACCGCGTTGAACAGGTAGCCCCAGCAGTGGGCGTGCAGCGAATCCTTCGGCGTACCGTCCAGGTTCGCGCTCATGATCCAGACCCCGTCGGCGTTGAGCCCCACCTCAAGCAGCCGGTCGATCAGCGAGGCCAGCGGCCGGACAAACTCATCGGCACGGGGATGATCGTTCTCCACCAGGTACAGCACCAGCTCGCTCAGCCCCCCGGCGATCTCGTTGCCGTGGTCGTTGAAGTGGAATTCATCCCGCGCCGGCCTCCCGCTCCCGATATCCCATTCATCCGCCGGCAGTCCGCCGGAGCCGGGGATCACCTGCTTGAAATAGAAATCTGCGATCTTCAGCGCGCTCTCCACGTACCACGGGTCGTTGGTGCGCCAGGCCAGCCGGGAGAGCACCTGGAGGAACTCGCCGTTGACCTCGGTGGTCCGGCTCGGCACCCGCCCGAACCTGCTGGTGTATGGCGACTGGGCGATCATGTCCTCGGCGATCCCGGCCAGGCGGTCGTAAAACGCCGGGTGGTTCAGGTACTCCACCAGCGGCAACAGGCCGTCCTTGGCGTACTCGCAGGAGCCGAAGATGATCCGGTCCAGATTGATTTCCTCGTGCTCGAAGCCGCCCTTGGCTTTGACGTTGTCCGAAAGCCAGCTCACCCTCGTGCTGTGCCGGATCTCGTCGCGAAGAAGCGCCATCATCTCGCCGCGGAACCGCTCCGGCTCCAGCATCCACGCGCAGATCGCGAGGTAAGGAAAGAGGTCTGCGGCCGAGTCGCGGATGTACCAGGTGTCGTTCCCGCCCGAGCGCGGCAGGAGACCGGTATTTTCGCTGCGGCGGGCCATCCAAGCGTCGGTCACACTTTTGCTGCGCACCAGCGCCTCATTGGCCCGGCTGCCCCTGGCCCGGGCTGTTTCCAGCGGCCCGGCGAAACTCTGAACGGCAGTCAACAGCACAAAAAGAATCACTGCAAAATTTCTCATCTCCGCTCCTGTCTTATCGTTTCCCGCCTGCTTGATCCCTGCTGATAAAGGTTTAACTACCGGGCGGGCGGCGCGCGCATTTCAATGCGCGCGGACGGCGCGGGCTATGCCCGCCAGCCGGCCGCCTGGGCGAATGCCCAGGCGCCGCCCGCCCCTGTCAGGGTTCCTTCAAGTTTCAATCATATCTGAAATTCCGGGACAACTCTTCATTTCATCCGGTTGGCGCTCTCATGCAGCACCGTATGTTCCACGCCAGATGCGAACTCGAACTTCTCTCCGGAGATAGCACTGAGGTCGTTGGCGACAACGCTGACATTTTCCGTCCCTTTCTCCAGGCGGATGAAAGTGCGACTGTTCTGGTCGGGTCNNNNNNNNNNACTCCGCGCATCACAACTGCAGGGCCGCCGCCGCCGCCGGGCTTTTGCTCGCTGAACCCGTCGATATCCAGCCCCGTCACGTCGTCGAACACCAGCGCCGGACGCTCATCCCCCCGCGCCAGCTCGAGATCGATCCCTTCCATGCGGATACCCTCCACGTGGCGGCAATAGATCCCCCAGGCCGGCAGCATGCCGAACATAGTGCCCTCCGGGTATTTTGCCGGATGTTCGGGGACCTCGCGCACGGCCTGCCCGGCGGTGCCGCCTCCGGGGTAGGTGATCCGGATATCGCGCAGGGTGATATTGCGTACCGGGTGGCCGGGCAGGCCGGTGATCGAGCAGGCGATACTGTCGATATCACTGGCGACTATATTGCTGATCAAGATATTCCTCATCGTGCCCATGCCCGGCCGGTTGCCTTCCTTGTAGGGACGTGCGCGGTTGCCCAGCCGGACGAATATGGGCACTTTGACGTTACGGATAGCGAGGTTGGTGATAGTCACGTTCTCGAACACGCCACCGTCCACCAGTTCCAGCGACACTCCGGAAAGACCCCTGCTGCGGCGGTTCAGATATCCGGGAGGGCCCGTGGTGTAATCCGAGTTGATCGAGCAGTTGGAGATCGTGATGTTGCGGAACCCCCCGTTGCTCTCGGTGCCCATCTTGATTGCGTTGCACTGGGTGCGCAGCACGCAGTTGGTGATCGACACGTTCTCGGTGATCACTCCGGCTGTGCTCTTGAGCGTAATCGCATCGTCCTCGCAGTCAGCGTAGCAGTCGGAGAGCCAGACATTCCGGCAGCAGTCGATATCGATCATGTCGTTGTTGCGGTTCACCTGGCTGATTACTGTCAGGCCACGCACCTGGAGGTAGTCGCAGTCGAGGTAGTGCTGGACCCACATCGGCGAGTTGCGCAGGGTTATTCCCTCCACCCGGACATTGCTGCACGAAACCATCCGGATCATGTACGGCCGGCCGATATAATCTGGGAAATCCCAGTTCTCGTCTCCCCCCTGCCCATCGATAGTGCCGCTGCCTGTGACCGCCACCTCATGCAGTCCCTCACCCTGGATCAGCGCGTGGCGGACGTAGTTGTCCGTGTAGGAGCGGAACGAGGCGATCACTTCTGGGTAGTCTGCGATATCCGTACTGGCCAGCAGTACCGAACCATGCTCCAGGCGCAGTTCGATCCTGCTTTTGAGGAAAATCGTACCGGTCAGGTAGCGGCCCCTGGGCACAGAGACTGTCCCGCCGCCGGCCCCGGCAGCGGCATTGATCGCGGCCTGGATAGCGTCGGTGTCCAGTGTCCGACCGTCGCCGGCAGCGCCGAAATCACGGATGTCGTACGTAGCGGCTCCCAGGATACAAACGCTCAGCGCCAGCAAAATGACTGCCGCGGATAAGGCACGGCCTGCTTTATCCATGGTTGTTCCCCTTCCTGTTTAATACTTCAACGAGTCTCCAGTTGGGATGTGCTAACGGAGTGAAAATATAGTTCTCACCGCCGGCGCGGGCCAACAAAAAGCCCCGACCTGTAGGGGCCGGGGCCTGTTTCGATTTTTCTTGTCCCGGAGTGCTCTACTTGCCCTTCTTTCCGTTGCTGAAAATCAGCTTGCCTTCCATCCCTTTTTTCACCTCGGGGAGTTCCTTGCCGAACAGCAAGGAAAGCAGGGTCGGTGCCACGTCGCTGAGCGTGGCGTCGTCGCGAAGAGGCGCCGTTTTGGGACCGATTATAAACAGGGGCACCTTGTTGGCGGTGTGGAACGTATTCGGCTCGCCGTCGGCGGTGATCATCTCCTCGATATTGCCGTGGTCGGCGGTGATCATCGCAAACCCTCCCTTTGCACGGATCGCGGTAATAATCCGCTCCAGGCTCTTATCGACCGCCATCATACTCTGGATTCCCGCGCTGACATCTCCGGTATGGCCCACCATGTCCGGGTTGCAGAGGTTGACCAGCAGGACAGTGTTCTCGTCGCCGTTCTCGATCAGATCTACCACCTTGTCGGTCAAGTCCTCGATCTCGATCCGGGGATATTTCTGGTATGGTTCGAACTTGTAACCCGGTTCGCCCTTGTGCTGGTCGTACTCCTTGGTGTAGCGACGGACCTCTGGAGGAAGCGGGATCGTGATCCGTTCCTCGCCGGGCAGAGGGTCGCCGACCTTGTTGCCCGAGAGCAGAGTGAGCGCCTTGGCCTTGTCCACCCCGCTGACCCGGTACTGGCTGATCTTGTGATTGGCCAGCACTTTTCCCAGGCTGATATCCTGCACCGCTTCGCGGAACGCCACCGGGCAATGCATGCCGCGATAGTATTCCACCAGACCGACAATGTGCAGAGTGTCGTACTGGAGGTCGGGACGGTGCTCCCAGCGCTTGAACCGTTTGAGTCCGCTGTAGGTATCGTCGGCGCTGTCGCGCAACTCATCGGTGAGGACCGAGACCGGCTCCACCAGCATCCGCATCAGGAATTCGCCGCGGTCCTTGCGGAAGTTCCAGTGGATCAGCACGTCGTGGTTATCGACTCCCTTGTAGTCGCCGAGGACGGTGGGAGTGACATACTGATCTGTCAGGCCCTTGTCGTAGGCTTTTTTCAGCGCCGCTTCCGGCTCCTCCAGCCGCGGCCCCTGGCCCTCGATAATCGCCCGGAAAGTGGCCTCGGTCTTGTACCAGCTTTCGGCGCTGCGGTTCATCGTGATATCCCGCCCGCCGATA
Above is a genomic segment from Candidatus Glassbacteria bacterium containing:
- a CDS encoding glycoside hydrolase, giving the protein MDKAGRALSAAVILLALSVCILGAATYDIRDFGAAGDGRTLDTDAIQAAINAAAGAGGGTVSVPRGRYLTGTIFLKSRIELRLEHGSVLLASTDIADYPEVIASFRSYTDNYVRHALIQGEGLHEVAVTGSGTIDGQGGDENWDFPDYIGRPYMIRMVSCSNVRVEGITLRNSPMWVQHYLDCDYLQVRGLTVISQVNRNNDMIDIDCCRNVWLSDCYADCEDDAITLKSTAGVITENVSITNCVLRTQCNAIKMGTESNGGFRNITISNCSINSDYTTGPPGYLNRRSRGLSGVSLELVDGGVFENVTITNLAIRNVKVPIFVRLGNRARPYKEGNRPGMGTMRNILISNIVASDIDSIACSITGLPGHPVRNITLRDIRITYPGGGTAGQAVREVPEHPAKYPEGTMFGMLPAWGIYCRHVEGIRMEGIDLELARGDERPALVFDDVTGLDIDGFSEQKPGGGGGPAVVMRGVXXXDPTRTVALSSAWRKGRKMSALSPTTSVLSPERSSSSHLAWNIRCCMRAPTG